The following proteins are encoded in a genomic region of Clostridium kluyveri:
- a CDS encoding ABC transporter ATP-binding protein, whose amino-acid sequence MAVLKAENITKIYGGKTAAVRVKALDKFNISVEKGEFIGVMGPSGSGKTTLLNILATIDTPSSGKLLINGTNPSDLSEKDAALFRRKELGFVFQDFNLLDSLSIEENIILPLVLDKLEVGEIEKRVDNIAEILNIKNILTKRPYEVSGGQQQRAACARALIHNPSIVLADEPTGNLDSKASQDVMEALENLNQHKGTSIMMVTHDPFAASFCKRIVMIKDGKYFSEIVRGNSRQSFFKEIMDSLSMLEGNYNDIP is encoded by the coding sequence ATGGCAGTATTAAAAGCTGAAAATATAACTAAAATATATGGCGGAAAAACCGCAGCAGTCAGAGTAAAAGCTCTTGACAAGTTCAATATAAGTGTAGAAAAAGGGGAGTTCATAGGAGTAATGGGACCCTCTGGAAGCGGGAAAACTACTCTTTTGAATATATTGGCTACTATTGATACACCCTCCTCAGGCAAATTATTGATAAATGGAACAAATCCGTCTGATTTAAGTGAAAAAGATGCAGCACTTTTTAGAAGAAAAGAACTGGGTTTTGTATTTCAGGACTTTAATCTCCTGGACTCGTTGTCAATAGAGGAAAATATAATACTTCCACTGGTTCTGGATAAATTGGAGGTAGGGGAAATAGAGAAGAGAGTGGATAATATTGCAGAAATTTTAAATATAAAAAACATTCTTACTAAAAGACCTTATGAGGTATCAGGCGGGCAGCAGCAGAGAGCAGCATGTGCCAGGGCTTTGATCCACAATCCGTCTATTGTACTTGCAGATGAACCCACAGGAAATCTTGATTCAAAAGCATCTCAGGATGTTATGGAAGCACTGGAAAATTTAAATCAACATAAGGGAACCTCCATAATGATGGTTACCCACGATCCTTTTGCAGCAAGTTTTTGCAAGAGAATAGTGATGATTAAAGATGGAAAATATTTTTCTGAAATTGTCAGGGGAAATAGCAGACAGAGCTTTTTTAAAGAAATTATGGATTCACTTTCAATGTTGGAAGGGAATTATAATGACATTCCGTAA
- a CDS encoding undecaprenyl-diphosphate phosphatase, with the protein MDSIFLIIKSIILGIVEGITEFLPVSSTGHMVIFENLMGFRGDNPAYVEMYTYVIQLGAILAVVILYWKKIKETLVNFFPQKVGYEKSGFKFWFMIFIACIPGVICQLILGDLADKYLFVPVSVAITLFLGGIWMIYAENKFRNKNSRDRGLSITAKQALIIGTFQCLAIIPGMSRSASTIIGGWVSGLSTVAAAEFSFFLAIPVMVGMSALEILKIGGMASLTSIEIISLAVGFLVSFLVALIVIDRFILYLKKKPMRIFAVYRMIFAVVVLLTGFLGIFR; encoded by the coding sequence ATGGACAGTATATTTTTAATAATAAAATCTATAATATTAGGAATAGTAGAGGGAATAACGGAGTTTCTGCCAGTGTCTTCAACAGGACATATGGTGATTTTTGAAAACTTGATGGGATTTAGAGGGGACAACCCTGCTTATGTTGAAATGTACACATATGTTATACAGCTTGGAGCTATACTGGCAGTAGTAATACTGTATTGGAAGAAAATAAAAGAAACTCTTGTAAATTTCTTTCCGCAGAAAGTTGGATATGAAAAATCGGGATTTAAATTTTGGTTCATGATATTTATTGCCTGTATTCCTGGAGTTATCTGTCAGCTGATATTGGGTGATCTGGCAGATAAATATCTGTTTGTACCGGTATCTGTGGCAATAACTTTGTTTTTAGGTGGTATATGGATGATATATGCTGAAAATAAATTTAGAAATAAAAATTCCAGAGACAGGGGATTGAGTATTACAGCAAAGCAGGCCCTGATAATCGGCACCTTTCAATGTCTGGCCATAATTCCAGGAATGTCGCGTTCAGCTTCGACAATTATAGGCGGATGGGTGTCGGGACTTTCTACCGTTGCTGCTGCTGAATTCTCCTTTTTTCTGGCAATTCCGGTCATGGTAGGGATGAGCGCTTTGGAGATTTTAAAAATTGGTGGTATGGCAAGCCTTACATCTATAGAAATAATCTCTCTTGCGGTGGGATTTCTGGTATCATTTTTAGTGGCTTTAATAGTAATCGACAGGTTTATCCTGTATTTGAAAAAGAAACCTATGAGAATATTTGCAGTATATAGAATGATATTTGCAGTTGTGGTATTGTTGACAGGATTTTTAGGAATATTTCGTTAG
- a CDS encoding RNA-guided endonuclease InsQ/TnpB family protein — MQCYPTREQINQLEHDSFWCKILYNTYLSQRKEIYDYSNKSIKMSEQRNQIIKLREDNSEYAKIYAKHLHAVCMDLEEDYKGCIKKRARGEKCKLPRYKDKNYWYPLKTPKQYVKIKDGTIKLGFYELKMDINKIPKNYGEIWITKTRDKYILSITYELDKKQNQNENILAVDLGISKLITATNQNGEILEIINPRYDKYWNKKLDQIRSMRDKKKKDSRRYKKLTQRLNKTYSKRKKQQEHFLHSVTKHIIEDNKTIVIGNLSQEKMIKNSEIKKFNRSIKENWGLGKFKTYLTYKAKLHDVEIVKINEAYTSKICSNCGNKHDMPLSNRVYKCECGMSIDRDINSAINIFNRYKENEQFTYKNINKVTTLYFRNGKLVA; from the coding sequence ATACAGTGTTATCCTACAAGAGAACAAATAAATCAGTTAGAACATGATAGTTTTTGGTGTAAAATTCTTTATAACACATATCTTTCTCAAAGAAAAGAGATTTATGATTATAGTAACAAAAGTATAAAAATGTCAGAACAAAGAAATCAAATAATTAAATTAAGAGAAGATAATTCTGAATATGCAAAGATTTACGCAAAACATCTTCATGCGGTTTGTATGGACTTAGAAGAAGATTATAAAGGGTGTATAAAAAAACGAGCCAGAGGAGAAAAATGTAAACTCCCAAGATACAAGGATAAGAACTATTGGTATCCATTAAAAACACCAAAACAATATGTAAAAATAAAAGATGGAACAATTAAACTAGGTTTTTATGAATTAAAAATGGATATCAATAAAATACCTAAAAACTATGGTGAGATATGGATTACTAAAACGAGAGACAAATATATTCTTTCAATTACTTATGAATTAGATAAAAAACAAAATCAAAATGAAAATATATTGGCAGTTGATTTAGGTATCAGTAAATTAATTACAGCAACTAATCAAAATGGAGAAATTTTAGAAATAATTAATCCAAGATATGATAAATACTGGAATAAGAAATTAGACCAAATTAGGTCAATGAGAGATAAAAAGAAAAAAGATAGTAGAAGGTATAAAAAACTTACTCAAAGACTAAATAAAACATATAGTAAGAGAAAAAAACAGCAAGAACATTTTTTACATTCTGTTACAAAGCATATTATAGAAGATAATAAAACTATAGTTATAGGGAATTTATCACAAGAGAAAATGATAAAAAACTCAGAGATTAAGAAGTTTAATAGAAGTATTAAGGAAAATTGGGGATTAGGCAAGTTTAAAACCTATTTAACATACAAGGCAAAATTGCATGATGTTGAAATAGTAAAGATTAACGAAGCATATACTTCAAAGATTTGTTCAAATTGTGGGAATAAACACGATATGCCATTATCCAATAGAGTTTACAAATGCGAATGTGGAATGAGTATAGATAGGGATATCAATTCTGCAATAAATATCTTTAATAGATATAAAGAAAATGAACAGTTCACTTATAAGAATATAAATAAAGTAACTACTCTATATTTTCGAAATGGAAAATTAGTTGCTTAA
- a CDS encoding response regulator transcription factor: MEDDNDINKILELIVKKQGYRATCCFSGTEAQLRLQQQSFNLILLDIMLPGLTGEELLREIRKQSSIPVIVISAKSIIEDKVNILKLGADDYMVKPFAREEVAARIEVQLRKNYLQQTGDCLSWKELTLDESQHRVMVKKSDLNLTNVEFDILKIMLKHPKQVFSKAKLYELLWNDIYQGNDNSISVHVSNIRKKISAITNEEYIKTIWGIGFSLV; encoded by the coding sequence GTGGAGGATGATAATGATATTAATAAAATATTGGAATTAATTGTGAAAAAACAAGGATACAGAGCAACTTGCTGTTTTTCTGGTACAGAGGCTCAATTAAGACTTCAACAACAATCCTTTAATCTAATTTTGCTGGATATCATGCTGCCAGGACTAACTGGAGAGGAATTGCTGAGGGAAATTAGAAAGCAATCATCTATTCCGGTTATTGTTATTTCTGCGAAGAGTATTATTGAAGACAAGGTGAACATTCTAAAATTAGGTGCAGATGATTATATGGTTAAACCTTTTGCCCGTGAAGAAGTTGCTGCACGAATTGAAGTTCAACTACGTAAAAATTATTTACAACAAACAGGAGATTGTCTAAGCTGGAAAGAACTTACTTTGGATGAAAGTCAGCATAGGGTAATGGTTAAAAAGTCGGATTTAAATCTCACCAATGTTGAGTTCGATATTTTAAAAATTATGTTGAAGCATCCCAAACAAGTATTCTCTAAAGCTAAGCTGTATGAACTGTTGTGGAACGATATTTATCAGGGAAATGACAATAGTATTAGTGTCCATGTATCTAATATTCGTAAAAAAATTTCTGCTATTACCAATGAAGAATATATAAAAACTATTTGGGGAATCGGTTTTTCACTAGTTTAG
- a CDS encoding cadherin-like beta sandwich domain-containing protein produces the protein MEITSKSYLSIYKPNWTTESYLPFSGCPSDMKYYYKSGSMGFPSDASYIQSSTYNITVSGSVNQAIGLSTNAGIPGEAISIYPAPGYTLTAENLKYNGISISGTSFIMPLNDVTITDSTNSFEKIPVPSVTVSSSETENTMPTWGWSDATGYGYYRHKLDNAAEWTNTSSESYTPQASLYSGTHTLYVEEMNSMGDWSDMAQGTIKIKPVLTSLAISSGSLSYDPSMIDYNVNVDNNTGSVTVTTIVNDSSATMEITSDGIDYASASGSTSESIPLNAGIAKEIHIVATSKDKTVTTKTYTITVTRAKSNDASLKGLTLSNGILNTAFTAETISYTANVGNEVASITVTPTANEANAAVTVNENPASQAVNLNVGDNTIIVLVTAQDGTTTKTYTITVTRAASSDAALKSLTLSSGTLSPEFTGTATSYTAAVGNEVTSITVTPTVNEANASVTVNGSSPSQPVNLNVGDNIITVLVTAQDGTTKTYTITVTRAASNDAALKSLTLSSGTLSPVFTGETTIYTASVGNEVTSITVTPTVNEANAAVTVNGNPVSQAVNLNVGANTINVVVTAQDGTTNTYTVTVTRAAPYVPPYIPPYTPPQPTTETRQVPVLVGNSGQQSTAVQATITRITGSDGSKKDTLVLDESIAAVTVKKALEVKSITAVIAITDIPGDNADETEAQIPSTSMAQFASNNMSLIIETGRASLELPAETIKKSKGQDIKVQVSEEKESSKIAEYKGLILQLASGAQIIAAPLNIEANITGRVKITIPIDSSKLPTSKEELDKFLSSLAVMVHHSDGENVVDKGTIVYDEKGNVVGISIWVDKFSSFVLISLPENYFQGRTTVMKDTVGVDKKWQIKFTKPADAATVTKNNIYVVDSKGIKVEVEISYGSDNLLKVTPVELYKSGETYYLYITKGVKAKDGTSLVNELRYQFTVK, from the coding sequence TTGGAGATAACATCAAAGAGTTACCTATCCATATATAAGCCCAATTGGACTACTGAGAGTTATTTACCATTTTCAGGGTGTCCTTCAGATATGAAATATTATTATAAGTCAGGCAGTATGGGTTTCCCTTCGGATGCTTCATATATACAATCTTCTACTTATAACATTACCGTAAGCGGCTCTGTTAACCAAGCTATAGGCTTAAGCACCAATGCTGGCATACCAGGAGAAGCCATTAGTATTTATCCAGCTCCAGGTTATACACTTACAGCTGAGAATCTGAAATATAATGGTATATCAATTAGCGGAACAAGCTTTATAATGCCACTAAATGATGTAACAATTACTGATTCAACCAATTCATTCGAAAAAATTCCTGTGCCTTCAGTAACAGTATCTTCCTCTGAAACGGAAAATACCATGCCCACATGGGGCTGGAGTGATGCCACAGGTTATGGTTATTACAGACATAAGCTTGATAATGCAGCAGAATGGACAAATACTTCATCAGAAAGTTATACACCGCAGGCTTCTCTTTACTCGGGAACGCATACACTATATGTTGAGGAAATGAACAGTATGGGGGATTGGTCAGACATGGCTCAAGGGACTATAAAGATTAAGCCAGTATTAACTAGTCTTGCAATAAGCAGTGGATCGTTATCATATGATCCTAGTATGATAGATTATAATGTGAATGTTGATAACAACACAGGCAGTGTCACGGTGACGACTATAGTAAACGACAGTAGTGCAACGATGGAAATTACATCAGACGGAATTGACTATGCTTCTGCCAGCGGCAGCACCTCGGAATCTATTCCCCTGAATGCCGGTATAGCAAAAGAAATCCATATTGTTGCTACTTCCAAGGACAAAACGGTCACAACAAAGACATATACAATAACAGTGACAAGAGCAAAATCAAATGATGCATCATTAAAAGGTCTCACCTTAAGTAACGGGATATTAAACACAGCATTTACGGCAGAAACAATAAGCTATACGGCAAATGTGGGAAATGAAGTGGCAAGTATCACTGTGACACCAACAGCAAATGAAGCAAATGCAGCAGTGACAGTAAATGAAAACCCAGCGTCACAGGCAGTGAATTTAAATGTTGGGGATAATACAATAATTGTATTAGTAACAGCACAGGACGGAACGACAACAAAGACATATACAATAACAGTGACAAGAGCAGCATCAAGTGATGCAGCATTAAAAAGCCTCACTTTAAGCAGCGGCACGTTAAGCCCGGAATTTACAGGAACAGCAACAAGCTATACAGCAGCTGTGGGAAATGAAGTGACGAGTATTACTGTGACACCCACAGTAAATGAGGCAAATGCATCAGTAACAGTGAATGGAAGTTCACCCTCACAGCCAGTGAATTTAAATGTTGGAGATAATATAATAACTGTATTAGTAACAGCGCAGGACGGGACCACAAAGACATATACAATAACCGTGACAAGAGCAGCATCAAATGATGCAGCATTAAAAAGTCTCACCTTAAGCAGCGGGACATTAAGTCCAGTATTTACAGGAGAAACAACAATCTATACGGCAAGTGTGGGAAATGAAGTGACAAGCATTACTGTGACACCAACAGTAAATGAAGCAAATGCGGCAGTAACAGTGAACGGAAATCCAGTGTCACAGGCAGTGAATTTAAATGTTGGAGCTAATACAATAAATGTAGTAGTAACAGCACAGGATGGAACTACAAACACATATACAGTAACAGTAACAAGAGCAGCACCCTATGTGCCACCCTATATACCGCCCTATACACCCCCGCAACCTACAACTGAAACTAGACAAGTACCAGTACTAGTTGGAAATAGTGGGCAGCAAAGCACTGCAGTACAGGCAACCATTACAAGAATAACGGGTAGTGATGGTTCTAAAAAGGATACTTTAGTATTGGATGAAAGTATAGCAGCAGTAACAGTAAAAAAAGCCTTAGAAGTAAAGAGTATAACTGCAGTCATAGCTATAACAGATATACCAGGAGATAATGCAGATGAGACAGAGGCACAGATTCCATCAACTTCAATGGCTCAGTTTGCAAGTAACAATATGTCATTGATAATTGAAACAGGAAGAGCTTCTTTAGAGCTGCCGGCAGAAACCATTAAGAAATCAAAGGGGCAGGACATAAAGGTACAAGTCAGTGAAGAAAAGGAAAGCAGTAAAATTGCAGAATATAAGGGATTAATTTTACAATTAGCTTCAGGTGCGCAGATAATTGCAGCACCGCTTAATATAGAAGCCAATATTACAGGCAGAGTAAAAATAACTATACCCATAGACTCATCAAAACTCCCAACTTCAAAAGAAGAATTAGATAAATTTCTTTCTTCCTTAGCAGTTATGGTTCATCATAGTGATGGAGAAAATGTGGTGGATAAAGGAACTATTGTATATGATGAAAAAGGAAATGTAGTGGGTATATCTATCTGGGTAGATAAATTCAGCAGCTTTGTTTTAATAAGTTTACCGGAAAATTATTTCCAGGGGAGAACTACAGTAATGAAGGATACTGTGGGTGTAGATAAAAAATGGCAGATAAAATTCACAAAGCCAGCAGATGCAGCTACAGTTACTAAGAATAATATTTATGTAGTGGATTCCAAGGGAATAAAAGTAGAAGTAGAGATAAGCTATGGTTCAGACAATTTACTAAAGGTAACTCCTGTAGAGCTTTATAAATCAGGAGAAACGTATTACTTATATATTACAAAAGGTGTTAAAGCAAAAGATGGTACTTCTTTAGTGAATGAATTAAGGTATCAGTTTACTGTTAAATAA
- a CDS encoding EFR1 family ferrodoxin (N-terminal region resembles flavodoxins. C-terminal ferrodoxin region binds two 4Fe-4S clusters.), giving the protein MEPTIYYFSATGNSLTIARQMAKGLGNCTIKSMAAGATDEPIGGSDNPIGFVFPVFYIGLPRLVKRFVQNVNIIKGTYCFAFINFGGNGADTLGMLDDILKEKGVCLSYAAGVKMPGNYIVKYQAFAPDVVQKLIKNAMEKADEAAEAVVDGKFQPVKRKARLLSKIANRSYLYKGISEWDEKFKVSGKCSGCGLCTRVCPVNNIKMEERNPIWQHHCERCLACIQWCPYEAIEYGKSTIGRTRYHNPNVKVEDIIRGNTLQFKENNL; this is encoded by the coding sequence ATGGAGCCGACAATTTATTATTTTTCCGCTACGGGCAATTCGCTGACAATAGCCCGACAAATGGCAAAGGGACTTGGAAACTGCACAATTAAGTCTATGGCTGCAGGAGCAACGGATGAGCCTATCGGTGGCTCTGATAATCCGATTGGTTTCGTTTTTCCCGTTTTTTATATCGGGTTACCGAGACTTGTAAAACGCTTTGTACAAAACGTCAATATCATTAAAGGAACTTACTGCTTTGCATTTATAAATTTCGGTGGAAATGGAGCAGACACTCTGGGAATGCTGGACGATATCTTGAAAGAAAAGGGTGTTTGTTTGTCCTATGCAGCCGGAGTAAAGATGCCAGGGAATTATATCGTGAAGTATCAGGCCTTCGCTCCTGACGTTGTGCAAAAGCTGATAAAAAATGCAATGGAAAAGGCGGATGAAGCCGCCGAGGCAGTTGTTGATGGTAAGTTTCAGCCGGTTAAAAGAAAGGCCAGGCTTCTCAGTAAGATAGCCAATCGTAGTTATTTGTACAAAGGTATCTCCGAATGGGACGAAAAATTTAAGGTGAGTGGAAAGTGCAGCGGCTGCGGTCTGTGCACTAGAGTATGTCCTGTAAATAATATAAAAATGGAAGAACGCAATCCGATTTGGCAGCATCATTGTGAGCGGTGTCTTGCCTGTATTCAGTGGTGTCCATATGAGGCAATAGAGTATGGCAAAAGCACAATCGGACGTACAAGATATCACAATCCAAATGTTAAGGTCGAGGATATTATAAGAGGAAATACATTACAATTCAAGGAAAATAATCTTTGA
- a CDS encoding nitroreductase family protein, translating to MQNIFTNETLKNIKQRRSIRSFKNEQIKDEELQIVLEAGLYAPNAGNQAWHFTAIQNKEIMNKLNILAKKVAKHMGGPLAALGSDEKFHCMYNAPTLIIVSGDEQSICPEVDCAAATQNLLIAAESIGLGSCWIFFVTLAFASSQAAELRKELQIQDGYKPYYAAVFGYKNTETVNIPERNSNLITYIK from the coding sequence ATGCAAAATATATTTACCAATGAAACTTTAAAAAACATTAAGCAACGCAGGAGCATCAGAAGTTTTAAAAATGAACAGATAAAAGATGAAGAATTACAGATAGTGTTAGAAGCGGGGCTATATGCACCTAATGCTGGGAATCAAGCATGGCATTTTACAGCCATTCAAAACAAGGAAATCATGAATAAATTAAATATTTTAGCAAAGAAAGTAGCAAAGCATATGGGCGGACCATTAGCAGCATTGGGTAGCGATGAGAAATTCCATTGTATGTATAACGCACCGACACTGATAATAGTGTCAGGTGATGAACAAAGCATATGTCCTGAAGTGGATTGTGCTGCTGCTACACAAAATCTGCTAATAGCTGCAGAATCCATTGGTTTAGGGTCGTGTTGGATTTTCTTTGTCACGCTTGCATTTGCTTCATCACAAGCCGCTGAATTGAGAAAAGAATTACAAATACAAGATGGCTACAAACCGTATTATGCGGCTGTGTTTGGATATAAGAATACTGAGACAGTTAATATACCAGAAAGAAATTCCAACCTCATTACATATATCAAATAA
- a CDS encoding HNH endonuclease signature motif containing protein, producing the protein MTSQKKRTIKNLKEQIKKIKNKTTPKEVNKLNAMILGSHNYYKMATQVNLDFSKINFLVTRTLYNRLKNVMKKEHKISKAYQKLYREYNGKKYTISETTIFPIYGIKTKPPMNFTQETNNYTIEGRKIIHEKLGGNLNKLIEYALRNASEYNSTEYNDNRISLIAGQQGKCGITGEYLKIGDMECHHKNPRELGGTNEYKNLIWVCTDAHKLIHATVEDTINKYMDKINLDIKGLKKVNSLRKLVGNSDIQISS; encoded by the coding sequence GTGACAAGTCAAAAAAAACGAACCATCAAAAACCTTAAAGAACAAATAAAGAAAATTAAGAATAAAACAACACCAAAAGAAGTCAACAAGCTAAATGCCATGATATTAGGAAGTCATAACTACTATAAAATGGCAACCCAAGTAAATCTTGACTTCTCGAAAATCAATTTCTTAGTTACAAGAACCTTGTATAACAGATTGAAGAATGTTATGAAAAAAGAACACAAAATATCCAAAGCATACCAAAAACTATATAGAGAATACAATGGTAAAAAATACACGATATCAGAAACCACAATATTCCCCATATATGGAATTAAAACTAAACCTCCTATGAATTTTACCCAAGAAACAAATAACTATACAATAGAGGGTAGAAAAATTATACATGAAAAATTAGGAGGAAATCTAAATAAACTTATTGAGTATGCTCTAAGAAACGCAAGTGAATATAACTCTACTGAATATAATGATAATAGAATTTCACTTATAGCAGGACAACAAGGTAAATGTGGAATAACAGGTGAATATCTTAAAATAGGAGATATGGAATGTCACCATAAGAACCCTAGAGAGCTAGGTGGCACAAATGAGTACAAAAACCTAATTTGGGTATGTACAGATGCACATAAACTAATCCATGCTACAGTAGAAGATACTATCAATAAGTATATGGATAAAATAAATTTGGATATTAAAGGTTTGAAAAAGGTAAATTCTTTAAGAAAGCTAGTAGGAAATTCAGATATTCAAATCTCAAGTTAA
- a CDS encoding response regulator transcription factor, whose protein sequence is MYRIMIIEDDKKLSELIERFLKRYGYETFMVKDFSNIKNEFVDCKPQIVLMDINLPFYDGFYWCRNIRTLSNVPVIFISARNSDMDQVMAIENGGDDYITKPFSYDVLLAKIKSVIRRVYGIYSENTSKDIYEVNGLLVYINQNMIEFNNKKIELSKNEFLLLHSLLKNGNKIVSRETLLEVLWNDIDFVDDNTLSVNMTRLRKKLEQIGIENSYIS, encoded by the coding sequence ATGTACAGGATAATGATAATAGAAGATGATAAAAAATTAAGTGAATTAATTGAAAGATTTCTGAAACGATATGGTTATGAAACTTTTATGGTAAAAGATTTTTCAAACATAAAAAATGAATTTGTGGATTGTAAGCCCCAAATTGTACTTATGGATATAAATCTTCCATTTTATGATGGGTTTTATTGGTGCAGGAATATAAGAACCCTATCCAATGTTCCTGTGATCTTTATTTCAGCCAGAAACTCGGATATGGATCAGGTAATGGCAATAGAAAATGGAGGAGACGATTATATAACAAAGCCTTTTTCTTATGATGTACTGCTTGCTAAAATAAAAAGTGTCATAAGGAGAGTTTATGGGATCTATTCGGAAAATACTTCTAAGGACATATATGAGGTCAATGGATTATTGGTTTATATAAATCAGAATATGATTGAATTTAATAATAAAAAAATAGAATTGAGTAAAAATGAATTTTTGCTATTGCATTCTCTACTGAAAAATGGAAATAAAATTGTATCAAGAGAAACTTTGCTTGAAGTGCTCTGGAACGATATAGATTTTGTAGATGACAATACTCTTTCAGTGAATATGACAAGGCTTAGGAAAAAACTTGAACAGATAGGAATAGAGAATTCATATATTTCCTAA
- a CDS encoding alpha/beta hydrolase, with protein sequence MIKYNFKIDNIPAILWGNKSDKLFVVVHGSMSNKADDVIVIFAEEVTTKGYQVLSFDLPQHGDRKDEHYACKVQNCVQDLNTIKDYAKSLSNNISIFACSIGAYFSLLEYSHESLKQCLFLSPVVNMERIISNMMTWFNISESRLKIEKEISTPIGQILYWDYYCYVKEHPIIAWNNPTSILYGSEDNLCEFHIVSQFAKRFNCSLQVMKNGEHYFHTEKELQYFRHWLKKYIC encoded by the coding sequence ATGATAAAATATAATTTTAAAATAGATAATATTCCAGCAATTTTGTGGGGTAATAAATCAGATAAATTATTCGTAGTTGTACATGGCAGTATGTCAAATAAGGCTGATGATGTGATTGTTATATTTGCAGAAGAAGTAACAACGAAAGGTTATCAGGTGCTCAGCTTTGATTTGCCCCAACATGGTGACCGTAAAGATGAACACTATGCTTGTAAAGTTCAAAACTGCGTTCAAGATCTTAATACTATTAAGGATTATGCAAAATCGTTATCTAATAATATAAGCATTTTTGCTTGTAGCATAGGAGCATATTTTAGCTTATTAGAATATAGCCATGAGTCATTGAAGCAGTGCTTATTTCTCTCCCCAGTGGTGAATATGGAACGCATCATAAGTAATATGATGACGTGGTTTAATATAAGTGAAAGCAGATTAAAAATAGAGAAAGAAATTTCAACACCTATTGGACAAATTCTTTATTGGGATTACTACTGTTATGTGAAAGAACATCCTATTATTGCTTGGAATAATCCAACTTCAATTCTCTATGGCTCAGAAGATAACTTATGTGAGTTTCACATTGTATCCCAATTTGCAAAGAGGTTCAACTGTAGCTTACAAGTAATGAAAAATGGAGAACACTATTTTCATACTGAGAAAGAGTTGCAGTATTTTAGACATTGGTTGAAAAAATATATATGTTAA
- a CDS encoding alpha/beta fold hydrolase, with translation MKEYIVDNMNNKIRYHDLPGKDTPILFIHGLGCAGSFDYPEVASQICLINHRRILIDLLGSGFSDKPDSCLYTVKEHAKYLYNFVQDLRLYKFIIFAHSLGGAVALELANKCRENIETIILSEANLDKSSQGSLSYEFGTYKEEDFVNGIFDEVVSENSSVNSMWASALSVCSSTAISRISKSAVVGAEPSWREILYSLPCKRTFIFGEKSLPDDDQTELERHMINVEIVKSAGHSMAWENPKAEAIKKGILYAQGL, from the coding sequence ATGAAAGAATACATAGTAGACAATATGAACAACAAGATTAGGTATCATGATTTACCTGGTAAGGATACACCAATATTATTTATTCATGGATTGGGCTGTGCTGGATCATTTGATTATCCTGAAGTAGCATCACAAATCTGTTTAATAAATCACAGGCGAATATTAATAGATTTGCTTGGCAGTGGGTTTAGTGATAAACCAGATAGTTGTTTATATACTGTAAAGGAACATGCGAAATATTTGTATAATTTTGTACAAGACCTAAGGCTTTATAAGTTTATTATTTTTGCACATAGCTTAGGCGGAGCTGTTGCACTTGAACTTGCCAATAAATGTAGGGAGAATATCGAAACAATTATTCTTAGTGAAGCTAATTTGGATAAAAGTAGTCAGGGCTCATTAAGTTATGAATTTGGAACCTATAAGGAAGAGGATTTTGTAAATGGAATATTTGATGAAGTTGTCAGTGAAAATTCTAGTGTAAATTCTATGTGGGCATCCGCATTATCAGTTTGCTCCTCTACAGCGATTAGTAGAATTTCAAAGTCAGCGGTTGTCGGAGCAGAGCCGTCATGGCGTGAAATATTATATTCGCTGCCATGTAAAAGGACATTCATTTTTGGTGAGAAATCTTTGCCGGATGATGACCAAACTGAGTTGGAGAGACACATGATAAATGTTGAAATCGTAAAATCAGCAGGACATTCTATGGCCTGGGAAAATCCCAAAGCAGAAGCAATAAAAAAAGGTATTCTTTATGCACAGGGATTATAG